One stretch of Chaetodon auriga isolate fChaAug3 chromosome 18, fChaAug3.hap1, whole genome shotgun sequence DNA includes these proteins:
- the LOC143336683 gene encoding trace amine-associated receptor 1-like, protein MKTSSPSTVCVLLYVFLSSLSVVTICGNLLVLISIIYFKQLHTPTNSLILSLAVADLLVGVVVFPFSMKFSVSSCLYSQHLFCKVRQTIDVTLSTASILNLGCISIDRYYAVCHPLTYRTKINVHVVVIMILVSWSVPVVVAIGFIMAGLKHEKCEQMCFLDILLANIFGQIFSFYLPVILMLCIYLKILLVAQRQVHSIQGTKSGATASKMERKATKTLAIVMGVFLMCWSPFFLCISFQLLNDVSVPAAVIESLNWFALSNSMLNPFIYAFFYSWFRSAFRMIISRKIFQGDFSNTKLH, encoded by the coding sequence ATGAAGACAAGCTCACCTTCCACAgtatgtgttttattatatGTTTTTCTCAGTTCATTGTCTGTTGTCACAATATGTGGAAACCTTCTTGTATTAATCTCCATCatttacttcaaacagctccacacTCCTACAAACTCTCTCATCCTTTCCTTGGCAGTAGCTGACCTGCTTGTTGGGGTTGTAGTTTTTCCTTTCAGCATGAAATTCTCTGTAAGTTCATGTCTGTACTctcaacatttattttgtaaagtaCGTCAGACCATTGATGTAACACTGAGCACAGCTTCCATCCTGAATTTAGGTTGTATTTCTATTGACAGATATTATGCAGTGTGTCACCCTCTGACATATAGAACGAAgataaatgttcatgttgttgtgATCATGATCCTGGTGAGCTGGAGTGTTCCAGTTGTAGTTGCTATTGGCTTTATAATGGCaggactgaaacatgaaaaatgtgaacaaatgtgttttcttgatATTCTGCTTGCAAACATTTTTGGACAGATTTTCTCATTTTACCTCCCAGTGATTTTAATGCTCTGTATCTACCTGAAGATTCTCCTTGTTGCACAGAGACAGGTACACAGCATCCAGGGCACAAAGTCTGGAGCCACTGCCagtaagatggagagaaaagccaCTAAAACTCTTGCAATCGTTATGGGAGTGTTTCTGATGTGCTggtctcctttctttctctgtatttcCTTTCAGCTGTTGAATGATGTGTCAGTGCCAGCTGCTGTGATTGAAAGTCTTAACTGGTTTGCACTGTCAAATTCTATGCTCAATCcatttatttatgctttcttttacagctggttCAGATCGGCTTTCAGAATGATCATATctagaaaaatatttcaaggtgATTTTTCTAACACAAAACTGCATTGA